From Candidatus Methylomirabilis sp., a single genomic window includes:
- the mce gene encoding methylmalonyl-CoA epimerase — protein MVRRIEHIAIAVKDVETSARLFETLLGKGCGDLETLPDERVKVAFFDLGESRIELVQGIGSDNPTSKFIERRGEGLHHICLEVEDLPETLRRLHEAGFPFIDSVPKSGSSGTRVAFLHPKGCNGVLIELVEQPSEA, from the coding sequence ATGGTGCGTCGGATCGAGCACATTGCTATTGCGGTGAAAGATGTCGAGACCTCGGCGAGGCTATTCGAGACACTTCTGGGGAAGGGGTGTGGTGACCTCGAGACGCTTCCTGATGAGCGTGTGAAGGTGGCGTTCTTCGATCTTGGGGAGAGTCGGATCGAGCTGGTTCAGGGAATCGGCTCGGATAACCCGACAAGCAAATTCATCGAGAGGCGGGGCGAGGGCCTCCACCATATCTGCCTTGAGGTCGAGGACCTTCCCGAGACACTGAGGCGCCTCCATGAGGCCGGCTTCCCCTTCATCGACAGCGTTCCTAAATCGGGATCCAGCGGTACGAGGGTAGCTTTCCTGCACCCAAAGGGATGCAATGGTGTGCTCATAGAGCTGGTTGAGCAACCCAGTGAAGCGTAG